In Leptospira saintgironsiae, the DNA window CGAGAATCTAATAAACTTACAATTCCAGTATCTTTTTCAGAACGGATCAATCTTCCAAAACCTTGTTTGAGCACAGTGGTAGCGTAAGGAAGTTGTAGATCCTTGAAAGGATTTCCACCTTTCTCTTTTAATTTCTCACTTCTTGCCTCGAGAACTGGATCATTTGGAGGTTGGAAAGGAAGTTTTGTTAGGATCACAGATCTGAGTTTATCACCTCTGATATCTACTCCCTGCCAAAAGGAAGATACACCAAAAAGAACGGCATCCTTTTCGGCTAAAAACCTATTTTTGGCTGCTTCTGGTCCCATCTCCAATTGAGAAATGATAGGTAGATCGGTAAGAGGTCTGATCGTTTCTATAATTTCATTCAAAGATTTGTTTGAAGTGAATAAAACGAATGCTCCTCCTTTGGTAAGTTCGATGAGTTTTAAGATATAACGAGAAAGGTCAGCTGCATTTCTTTCAGCAGATTCGGTCGCATCCTTGATGTCTTTAGGTAAAAATAAAAGTGCATTTTTCTCATAAGGAAAAGGAGAAGCCACAAGTTTAGAACGGGAAGGTAATCTTCCGATTCGATCTGCAAAATAACTTAGATCACCTTTATTGGTAGAAAGTGTAGCAGAAGTAAATACCATACTTTCAGTTCTGGGTTCTAAAACTTCTCGTAGGATTGTTTCGGATTTTAAAGGTTGGGTCAGAAGTTTAGGGAACATCTCTTTTGTTTTTGTATTCGGGGGATCTGCCCAATATACTCTTTCTCCCTCATCCATCGTGCGAAAAAGATGTAAACCTTCCGCGATTTGACCTATACGTCCTGAAGACATTTCTAGCTCCATCGCAATCTCTTTTTCTTCTATCTCATCACTATCTTTAGAATATTTTTTCAATTCTATAAGAAGTGCTTCTTGCAAAGAATCTAATGCAGCTTCTAATTCTCCACCGTCCATTTTTAATGGCCTACGAATTCTTTGAGAGCCGTAAAAGTTCAGAGGAAGTTCTCCTACTACCTTATTAAAACAAAGGAAAAGTTTTTCTCCTGCATGGTTTGTCAGATCATTGATCTTAGGAGAATTTAGTCTTGCGCCCAAGCCTGATTTTTTCTGGGAATTCCAAATGCCTTGTAATAGTTTTTGGATCTCTAAAGAAGATAATTCTATTCTGAATGCGTTTCCTAAAACTTCAGGGAAATTATGGGCCTCATCTACTACTATCTTTTTGAAATCCGGAAGAATATTAAAATCGGATGCTATATGAGCTGCGAGTAAAGAATGGTTTACGATCAGTAAATTTGATTTTTGCCATTTAGCTCTTTCTAAAAAATAAAAAGAATGCGAGAAGTTAGGACAACTTCTTCCTAAACAAGAATCTGCTTCTCTTGTTACCTTGGACCAAAAATCAGGAGATGCATATCCATCATATTCTTGCCTTCTTCCTGATTCTGAATTAGAAACCCAATCCTTAAAAGAATTTAAATGTTCCATCATCTCAGGACCGAAGGTTCCTTGCGTAAGAACATTTCCTAATTTTCTTTTGCAGACGTAATTAGAAGCTCCCATCGCAATTTCAGCTTTCACTTCTTGTCCTAAAATTTGGGAAACAAGGGGAATATCTTTTCTTATGAGCTGGTCTTGGAGTGCTTTCGTTTCGGTAGAGATGACTACAATCTCTTCTCCTTCTAACGCGCTGATTGCTGCAGGGATTAGATAGGCTAAGGATTTTCCAACACCAGTTCCTGCTTCTACGATCAGATGTTCTGAGCTAGCAAATGCTTGTTCTACACTATTTGCCATTTGGATTTGACCGGATCTGGATTCGAAATCGGGCCAGAGTTTGGAAAGTTTTTTGAATTGTTCTTCTACTCTACTCAAAACACTCACGCTTCCCTGGTTCGGAAAAGTTTGATCACACAATATAAGGATAGAAGGGTTACCAAACCTAAAGAAATCCACATGATAAGTGCTCCATCCAAGGTCAATTCAGGAGAAACTGACCCGAATGCTTTCTTGATAGAAGCGGTTTCTTTGTAAGGAAAAATATTCATAAAGAATGCCAAAATCAGTATAAAACTTCCTAAAAAGATTGGTAGCACTTTGTTCGTGGATTTATCTTTTGCTTCCTCTTTGCCCTTTAGGCTGAGATGAACGAGTAGGTATACGAGTCCAAACACTACGATAATTGCCAGGAATACATAACGAGAGATCAATGCTTGGAATTTTGCTTCTTCAGGATCTGTTCCGGCTGCCGCATTTGCGATCATCCAATCCACATCCATCTTATTGATATAAGATCCAAGGTTTTGGTAGAGAAACATTCCGAATACGATCAGCAAAAATGCAGGTGTAATATATTGGATCACCCACCAGAAAAATTTTGGAAGATGAGCCTGTGCACCCTTATGACCTTCTTCCAAACCCTTTTTAGCTCCGATCACCCAACCGAAAATTACGATCTGCAATGTTGCTAAAATATAGATAAGAACTGTTCCTACCCAGAAATCTGCTTGGTCGAGTGCATTGAAGTTTTTGTTAAAATACAAAATTGGGAAAGAAAGTCCGAATGTGAAAATGAAAAGTATAAAACTGGAAGTCCTTCTTCTGATATGAAACGCTTCTTCCAGAAATACGATCACAGGCTGTAACATTGTTACGGAAGAGGTGAGTGCCGCTAAGAATAATACAAAATACCAGATGGCTCCGAAGAATGATCCTCCTGGCATTAACGCAAACACAGAAGGAAGTGCGATAAATCCCATTCCAAAAGTTCCAAAAGAAGTAGCTGAAACTCCTAAAAACAAAAATGCAACTGGGATAGTGATCATTCCACCAAATGCAACTTCTACAAATTCATTTAAAGAAGCTGCGGAAACAGAAGATAAGATTACATCATTTTCTTTTTTTAGATAACTGGAAAATACCAAGGCGATCCCGAAACCGGCGGACAAAGTAAAGAAGATCTGACCTGCTGCAGAGATCCAAACCTTAGCTTCTCCCAATGCAGACCAGTCCGGATTCCACATTTTTGCAAGCCCGAGTT includes these proteins:
- a CDS encoding ATP-dependent DNA helicase, which encodes MSRVEEQFKKLSKLWPDFESRSGQIQMANSVEQAFASSEHLIVEAGTGVGKSLAYLIPAAISALEGEEIVVISTETKALQDQLIRKDIPLVSQILGQEVKAEIAMGASNYVCKRKLGNVLTQGTFGPEMMEHLNSFKDWVSNSESGRRQEYDGYASPDFWSKVTREADSCLGRSCPNFSHSFYFLERAKWQKSNLLIVNHSLLAAHIASDFNILPDFKKIVVDEAHNFPEVLGNAFRIELSSLEIQKLLQGIWNSQKKSGLGARLNSPKINDLTNHAGEKLFLCFNKVVGELPLNFYGSQRIRRPLKMDGGELEAALDSLQEALLIELKKYSKDSDEIEEKEIAMELEMSSGRIGQIAEGLHLFRTMDEGERVYWADPPNTKTKEMFPKLLTQPLKSETILREVLEPRTESMVFTSATLSTNKGDLSYFADRIGRLPSRSKLVASPFPYEKNALLFLPKDIKDATESAERNAADLSRYILKLIELTKGGAFVLFTSNKSLNEIIETIRPLTDLPIISQLEMGPEAAKNRFLAEKDAVLFGVSSFWQGVDIRGDKLRSVILTKLPFQPPNDPVLEARSEKLKEKGGNPFKDLQLPYATTVLKQGFGRLIRSEKDTGIVSLLDSRIWTKSYGTDLINSLPPAKRVTEWNQLKLEYSKLPNYSSGEAV
- a CDS encoding sodium-dependent transporter, coding for MSKEPPKESWKSRTGLILTVASGAIGLGNFLRFPGQAVQNGGGAFLLPYIISFILVGIPVCITEWVMGRMGGEQGHSFPNLFRAYLSGVPLRLLGAIGVTIPLMIYVYYVFVEAWCLAYAFDFVTGSISLNSGNGDLNSLIQNSSNHFHTLVGAKENGSAVQGKIFYATLACFLMNFILVYRGIAKGLEVFAKIAVPSMLICSVIVLVRVLTLDNIELGLAKMWNPDWSALGEAKVWISAAGQIFFTLSAGFGIALVFSSYLKKENDVILSSVSAASLNEFVEVAFGGMITIPVAFLFLGVSATSFGTFGMGFIALPSVFALMPGGSFFGAIWYFVLFLAALTSSVTMLQPVIVFLEEAFHIRRRTSSFILFIFTFGLSFPILYFNKNFNALDQADFWVGTVLIYILATLQIVIFGWVIGAKKGLEEGHKGAQAHLPKFFWWVIQYITPAFLLIVFGMFLYQNLGSYINKMDVDWMIANAAAGTDPEEAKFQALISRYVFLAIIVVFGLVYLLVHLSLKGKEEAKDKSTNKVLPIFLGSFILILAFFMNIFPYKETASIKKAFGSVSPELTLDGALIMWISLGLVTLLSLYCVIKLFRTREA